A part of Pseudomonas sp. HR96 genomic DNA contains:
- a CDS encoding ABC transporter substrate-binding protein, whose amino-acid sequence MKIRTIAARSWIVGLAAFALNGAVLQGALADDGGNLSYFTWSGYELPEFHAAFEAAHPKKVDITVFGDDDDALSKARAGFHPDLAHPCYDKLERWKQAGLIQPLDKSRLKNFDQIFPVLQQLPGIVDADGKVWMVPWDWGNTSILYRTDLVKNPEASWKMLFDKQYAGRIATIDAVHDTPLVAALLAGVDPFSKMTPEQLDKVGAVLRQQRPLVTTYTTDMTSMEQSLASGELVAAMAWNASATALKKQNVPVAFMKPKEGMLTWVCGMVMLKDAKHVDLAYDFINARLAADSGEKLITEYGYGSASQAAFARVPPAKLEELQLPGDPQTMLKDTVLTRPIPSNDELAKLFERVKAGG is encoded by the coding sequence ATGAAAATACGCACAATCGCAGCACGCTCGTGGATCGTGGGCCTGGCGGCGTTCGCCCTCAACGGCGCGGTGCTGCAAGGGGCGCTGGCCGACGACGGCGGCAACCTGAGCTATTTCACCTGGTCGGGCTACGAGCTGCCCGAATTTCATGCAGCGTTCGAGGCGGCCCATCCCAAGAAGGTCGACATCACCGTCTTCGGCGACGATGACGACGCCTTGTCCAAGGCCCGTGCGGGCTTTCACCCGGACCTCGCCCACCCCTGCTACGACAAGCTGGAGCGCTGGAAGCAGGCCGGTCTTATCCAACCTCTGGACAAGTCGCGGCTGAAGAACTTCGACCAGATATTCCCGGTGCTGCAGCAGCTGCCAGGCATCGTCGACGCCGACGGCAAAGTGTGGATGGTGCCGTGGGACTGGGGCAACACCTCGATCCTGTACCGCACCGACCTGGTGAAGAACCCCGAAGCCAGCTGGAAGATGCTGTTCGACAAGCAATACGCCGGGCGCATCGCAACCATCGACGCGGTGCACGACACGCCGCTGGTGGCGGCCCTGCTGGCCGGGGTCGACCCGTTCAGCAAGATGACCCCCGAGCAGCTGGACAAGGTCGGTGCGGTGTTGCGCCAGCAGCGCCCGCTGGTGACCACCTACACCACCGACATGACCTCCATGGAGCAATCGCTGGCCAGTGGTGAACTGGTGGCGGCCATGGCCTGGAATGCCTCGGCCACGGCGCTGAAGAAACAGAACGTGCCGGTGGCCTTCATGAAGCCCAAGGAAGGCATGCTGACCTGGGTCTGCGGCATGGTCATGCTCAAGGACGCCAAGCATGTCGACCTCGCCTACGACTTCATCAACGCGCGGCTGGCCGCGGATTCCGGCGAGAAACTGATCACCGAATACGGCTATGGCAGTGCCAGCCAGGCGGCGTTCGCTCGCGTGCCACCGGCCAAGCTCGAAGAGCTGCAGCTGCCGGGCGACCCGCAAACCATGCTCAAGGACACCGTGCTGACGCGGCCGATTCCGAGCAACGACGAACTGGCCAAGCTGTTCGAACGGGTCAAGGCCGGCGGTTGA
- a CDS encoding PTS transporter subunit EIIC: MLPVAILPIAGLLLRLGDTDLLNIAVIHAAGGAIFSNLPLIFAIGIAVGFARDNNGTAGLAGAIGYLVLTSTLSVLDAHINMGMLAGIIAGLLGGALYNRFKDISLPPYLAFFGGRRFVAIVTGLSALLLGLLFGLIWPPIQNGINELGQLLLESGSVGAFFFGVLNRVLIITGLHHILNNLVWFVFGTFTDPNTGQVVTGDLARYFAGDPQAGQFMTGMFPMMVFGLPAACLAMYRNALPDQRKLIGGALLSMALTSALTGVTEPVEFAFMFLAPLLYAVHALLTGLSMAVANLLDIHLGFTFSGGAIDMILGWGKSTHGWRILPLGLAYALIYYVAFDQCIKRFNLKTPGRERAVSSAVAVAQSDRAAAYIKALGGAQNLLGIDACTTRLRLQLADRSEVDDSALKALGAMAVVRPGNAGSLQVVVGAMADSLADELRDALPDAARTVSAPPVDAPAPVASDQAQLWLEALGKGNLASVQCVALTRLRLHLNNDQPLPAHALERLGSQGISAMGNGVWHVVVGPQAQALSDGLGALLTRR; encoded by the coding sequence ATGCTGCCGGTGGCCATCCTGCCGATCGCCGGCCTGCTGTTGCGCCTGGGCGACACCGACCTGCTGAACATCGCCGTCATCCACGCCGCCGGCGGGGCTATCTTCAGCAACCTGCCGCTGATCTTCGCCATCGGCATCGCCGTCGGCTTTGCTCGCGACAACAACGGCACGGCGGGGCTGGCCGGGGCGATTGGCTACCTGGTGTTGACCTCGACCTTGAGCGTGCTCGACGCGCACATCAACATGGGCATGCTCGCCGGCATCATCGCCGGGCTGCTGGGTGGCGCGCTGTACAACCGTTTCAAGGACATCAGCCTGCCGCCCTACCTGGCCTTCTTTGGCGGGCGACGCTTCGTGGCCATCGTCACCGGGCTGTCAGCGCTGTTGCTCGGTCTGCTGTTCGGCCTGATCTGGCCGCCCATCCAGAACGGCATCAACGAACTTGGCCAACTGCTGCTGGAAAGCGGCAGCGTCGGCGCATTCTTCTTCGGCGTGCTCAACCGAGTGCTGATCATCACCGGCCTGCATCATATCCTCAACAACCTGGTGTGGTTCGTCTTCGGCACCTTCACCGACCCGAACACCGGGCAGGTGGTGACCGGCGACCTGGCGCGTTACTTCGCCGGCGACCCGCAGGCCGGCCAGTTCATGACCGGCATGTTCCCGATGATGGTCTTCGGCCTGCCGGCGGCCTGCCTGGCCATGTACCGCAACGCCCTGCCCGACCAGCGCAAGCTGATCGGCGGCGCCTTGCTGTCAATGGCGTTGACCTCGGCGCTGACCGGCGTCACCGAGCCCGTCGAGTTCGCCTTCATGTTTCTCGCGCCGCTGCTATACGCGGTGCACGCGCTACTCACCGGGCTGTCGATGGCCGTGGCCAACCTGCTCGACATCCATTTGGGCTTCACCTTCTCCGGTGGCGCGATCGACATGATCCTGGGCTGGGGCAAGTCGACCCATGGCTGGCGAATTCTGCCGCTGGGCCTGGCCTACGCGCTGATCTACTACGTCGCCTTCGACCAATGCATCAAGCGCTTCAACCTCAAGACCCCAGGCCGCGAGCGCGCCGTCAGCAGCGCAGTGGCAGTCGCCCAGAGTGACCGTGCCGCCGCCTACATCAAGGCGCTCGGCGGCGCGCAAAATCTGCTCGGCATCGATGCCTGCACCACCCGCCTGCGCTTGCAGCTGGCCGACCGCAGCGAGGTGGATGACAGCGCGCTGAAGGCCCTGGGCGCCATGGCCGTGGTGCGCCCCGGCAATGCCGGCAGCCTGCAGGTGGTGGTCGGAGCGATGGCCGACAGCCTGGCCGACGAGCTGCGTGATGCCTTGCCTGATGCCGCCCGCACAGTGAGCGCGCCACCGGTAGACGCCCCGGCGCCGGTCGCCAGCGACCAGGCGCAGCTGTGGCTGGAGGCGCTGGGCAAGGGCAACCTGGCCAGCGTCCAATGCGTTGCGCTGACCCGCCTGCGGCTGCACCTGAACAACGATCAGCCGTTGCCCGCCCACGCTCTGGAGCGCCTGGGCAGCCAGGGCATCAGCGCCATGGGCAACGGCGTCTGGCATGTCGTGGTGGGCCCGCAGGCCCAGGCGCTGAGCGATGGCCTGGGTGCCCTGCTCACCCGTCGCTAA
- a CDS encoding ABC transporter permease encodes MSLLRVENTHPGAAVAPSGRRASRRFDLFLNLPGGLITSTLILFTLGLLVYLSLRVNDGQIIGSAFTLDNLHRALADSLTRTVLLRSILLSAVVTVVTVVLAYPVAWYLAFHAGKRRNLLLFLISLPFWTSYLLRVFAWKIVLAYNGVLNSSLMASGITDTPLTGLLNTPTAVVVVLAHAYAAFAVLPIYICLNGLARNLLEAAADLGARPRQSFARVVLPLSMPGVLSAALVVFVPTVGDYVTPALVGGPASSMIGTLIQAQFGKANDWTAGAALAVISMLAIALVVLLTRALVQRWVQPR; translated from the coding sequence ATGAGTCTGCTGCGCGTCGAAAACACCCACCCAGGGGCTGCAGTGGCCCCGTCCGGGCGCCGCGCGAGCAGGCGCTTCGACCTGTTTCTCAACCTGCCTGGCGGGCTGATCACCAGCACGCTGATCCTGTTCACCCTGGGCCTGCTGGTGTACCTCAGCTTGCGGGTCAACGATGGCCAGATCATCGGCAGCGCCTTTACCCTGGACAACCTGCACCGCGCCCTGGCCGACTCCCTGACCCGCACGGTGCTGCTGCGCTCGATTCTGCTGTCGGCGGTGGTGACCGTCGTCACTGTGGTGCTCGCCTATCCGGTGGCCTGGTACCTGGCTTTCCACGCCGGCAAGCGGCGCAACCTGCTGCTGTTTCTGATCAGCCTGCCGTTCTGGACCAGCTATCTGCTGCGGGTGTTCGCCTGGAAAATCGTGCTGGCCTACAACGGCGTGCTCAATTCCAGCCTGATGGCCAGCGGTATCACCGACACCCCGTTGACCGGCCTGCTCAATACACCCACGGCGGTGGTGGTGGTGTTGGCCCATGCCTACGCGGCGTTCGCCGTGCTGCCCATCTACATCTGCCTCAACGGCCTGGCGCGCAACCTGCTCGAAGCCGCCGCCGACCTTGGCGCGCGGCCCCGGCAGAGCTTTGCCCGGGTGGTGCTGCCGCTGTCGATGCCCGGTGTGCTGTCGGCGGCGCTGGTGGTGTTCGTGCCGACCGTGGGCGACTACGTGACCCCGGCGCTGGTGGGCGGACCCGCCAGCTCCATGATCGGCACGTTGATCCAGGCGCAGTTCGGCAAGGCCAACGACTGGACCGCCGGCGCCGCGCTGGCCGTAATCAGCATGCTGGCGATTGCCTTGGTGGTGTTGCTGACGAGGGCGCTGGTGCAGCGCTGGGTGCAACCGCGATGA
- a CDS encoding FAD-binding oxidoreductase, giving the protein MTISPPRFECLWREGFEPAPTEPPRLPTRARCVIIGAGYTGLNTALELARSASGEGIVVIDSLRIGDGASGRNGGQVIPGLKLDPDQLLARLGVEAGAALIEAVGSAADYTFALINRLGIDCQARQSGWLQAAHTEGTLRVLGQRARQWQHQGADVRMLDRQQTQALLGTSIYHGALLDTRAGQLQPFQYALGLAAAARVAGVTLAERTAALSLRADAGGWLLSTSRGDIHAEQVVIATNAYSPALLPGLPQTYVTLWSLQAATAPLPDSLAPQVLPGDIAVSDTFRVLRYFRRSHDGRFLLGTRGAFRDELGAGDARRVREEMLSLYPQLASVQLSHCWCGRVAVPASTIPFLSQPAPGITVALGYYGRGVAMATRMGAFVADLVNGLPAAQSAYPVLPWKPYPAAPLHRTAARVTANVMRLRDLLERRLRAGAPS; this is encoded by the coding sequence GTGACCATCAGCCCTCCACGCTTCGAATGCCTCTGGCGCGAAGGCTTCGAGCCCGCGCCCACCGAGCCACCCCGGCTGCCCACGCGCGCCCGCTGTGTGATCATCGGCGCCGGCTACACCGGTCTGAATACCGCGCTGGAACTGGCGCGCAGCGCCAGTGGAGAAGGCATCGTGGTGATCGACAGCCTGCGCATCGGCGACGGCGCCTCCGGGCGCAACGGCGGGCAGGTGATCCCGGGGTTGAAACTGGACCCCGATCAACTGCTCGCCCGCCTGGGTGTGGAGGCTGGCGCTGCGCTGATCGAAGCGGTCGGCAGCGCTGCCGACTACACCTTCGCCCTGATCAACCGGCTGGGCATCGACTGCCAGGCGCGGCAGAGCGGCTGGCTGCAGGCGGCGCACACCGAGGGCACCTTGCGCGTGCTCGGCCAGCGCGCGCGGCAGTGGCAGCACCAGGGGGCCGACGTGCGCATGCTCGACCGCCAGCAGACCCAGGCGCTGCTCGGCACCTCGATCTACCACGGCGCCCTGCTGGACACCCGCGCCGGGCAGTTGCAGCCCTTTCAGTACGCCCTGGGGCTGGCGGCGGCCGCGCGCGTCGCTGGCGTGACCCTGGCCGAACGCACGGCGGCGCTGAGCCTGCGCGCCGATGCCGGCGGCTGGCTGCTGAGCACGTCGCGCGGCGACATCCACGCCGAGCAGGTGGTGATCGCCACCAATGCCTATTCGCCCGCCCTGCTGCCCGGCCTGCCGCAAACCTACGTGACCCTGTGGAGCCTGCAGGCCGCCACGGCCCCGCTGCCCGACAGCCTCGCCCCGCAGGTGCTGCCGGGCGACATCGCGGTGTCCGATACGTTTCGCGTGCTGCGCTATTTTCGTCGCAGCCACGACGGGCGTTTCCTGCTCGGCACTCGCGGGGCGTTCCGCGATGAACTCGGCGCCGGCGATGCGCGGCGGGTGCGCGAGGAAATGCTCAGCCTGTACCCGCAGCTGGCCAGCGTACAGCTGAGCCATTGCTGGTGCGGGCGGGTGGCGGTGCCGGCCTCGACCATCCCGTTTCTCAGCCAACCGGCGCCTGGCATCACCGTCGCCCTGGGCTACTACGGCCGCGGCGTGGCCATGGCCACGCGCATGGGGGCGTTCGTTGCCGACCTGGTCAACGGCCTGCCTGCCGCGCAAAGCGCCTACCCGGTGCTGCCCTGGAAGCCCTACCCGGCCGCGCCCCTGCACCGTACCGCCGCGCGGGTGACGGCCAATGTCATGCGCCTGCGCGACCTGCTGGAACGGCGCCTGCGCGCAGGAGCCCCGTCATGA
- a CDS encoding oxidoreductase: MTQIQRKTLFITGITSGFGQALASAALAAGHKVIGTVRNPSASADFEAQAPGRAHAVVLDVTDFERIDAVVSATLAAHGPVDVLVNNAGYGHEGIFEESPLADMRRQFDVNLFGAVAVTKAFVPGFRQRRQGHVINITSMGGSITMPGIAYYCASKFALEGFSDTLSKELKPFGIAVTAVAPGSFRTDWAGRSMQRTPRSIADYDESFDPVRRAREEKSGKQLGDPHKAALAMLQLIDHPAPPAHLLLGSDALQLVRDKLTQTLADIDRWESLTRSTDG; encoded by the coding sequence ATGACCCAGATCCAGCGCAAGACTCTGTTCATCACCGGCATCACCAGCGGCTTCGGCCAGGCCTTGGCGAGCGCAGCCCTGGCCGCAGGCCACAAGGTCATCGGCACCGTGCGCAACCCGTCGGCCAGCGCCGACTTCGAGGCCCAGGCCCCTGGCCGCGCCCACGCTGTGGTGCTGGATGTGACCGATTTCGAGCGCATCGACGCGGTAGTCAGCGCCACGCTCGCCGCCCACGGGCCGGTGGATGTGCTGGTGAACAACGCCGGCTATGGTCATGAAGGCATTTTCGAGGAGTCGCCGCTGGCGGACATGCGCCGCCAGTTCGACGTCAACCTGTTCGGCGCCGTGGCGGTGACCAAGGCTTTCGTGCCCGGGTTTCGCCAGCGCCGACAGGGCCATGTGATCAACATCACCTCCATGGGCGGCAGCATCACCATGCCGGGCATCGCCTACTATTGCGCGAGCAAGTTCGCCCTCGAGGGCTTTTCCGATACCCTGAGCAAGGAGCTCAAGCCGTTCGGCATCGCGGTCACTGCGGTGGCCCCGGGTTCGTTTCGCACCGACTGGGCCGGGCGTTCCATGCAGCGCACGCCGCGCAGCATCGCCGACTACGACGAAAGCTTCGACCCGGTGCGCCGGGCGCGCGAGGAAAAGAGCGGCAAGCAGCTGGGCGACCCGCACAAGGCCGCGCTGGCCATGCTGCAGTTGATCGACCATCCCGCGCCGCCGGCGCATCTGCTGCTGGGCAGCGACGCCTTGCAACTGGTGCGCGACAAGCTCACCCAGACCCTGGCCGATATCGACCGCTGGGAAAGCCTGACCCGCTCCACCGATGGCTGA
- a CDS encoding AraC family transcriptional regulator, translating to MSDTELRTGRMVQLLARLAPLEGYNLSPLPDIRLLRSNRPLTRTPVLYDPGIVILVQGTKRGYLGDEVYVYDAQHCLVVSVPVPFTMETDASEAQPMLAIYMRLDFKLAGDLLLEIEERFGPTQAAPRGMYASPMDDALKDSTLRLLEALSHPVEAQILGPALVREIYYRIIAGEQGGSLRAALARQGHFGKVSRAIRKIHSHYHEHLDVEALAQEASMSVPNFHLHFRIVTDSSPMQYLKSTRLHQARLLMLRNDMTAASAAFNVGYESASQFSREFKRFFGRTPLAEVQWMKSAYALPAPLPDSVYVSSH from the coding sequence ATGAGCGATACAGAGCTGCGCACCGGGCGCATGGTGCAGTTGCTCGCGCGCCTGGCGCCGCTGGAGGGCTATAACCTGAGCCCCTTGCCGGACATCCGCCTGCTGCGCAGCAACCGGCCGCTGACGCGCACGCCGGTGCTGTACGACCCCGGCATCGTCATTCTCGTGCAAGGCACCAAGCGCGGTTACCTGGGCGATGAGGTGTACGTCTACGACGCTCAGCATTGCCTGGTGGTGTCGGTGCCGGTGCCTTTCACCATGGAGACCGACGCCAGCGAGGCGCAGCCGATGCTGGCGATCTACATGCGCCTGGACTTCAAGCTGGCCGGCGACCTGCTGCTGGAGATCGAAGAGCGTTTCGGGCCGACCCAGGCCGCGCCGCGCGGCATGTATGCATCGCCCATGGACGATGCGTTGAAGGACTCGACGCTGCGCCTGCTCGAAGCCCTGAGCCATCCTGTCGAGGCGCAGATACTGGGCCCGGCGCTGGTGCGCGAAATCTATTACCGCATCATCGCCGGCGAACAGGGTGGGTCGCTACGCGCGGCGCTCGCCCGCCAGGGGCATTTCGGCAAGGTCAGCCGCGCCATCCGCAAGATTCACAGCCACTACCACGAGCACCTCGACGTCGAGGCGCTGGCGCAGGAGGCGAGCATGAGCGTGCCCAATTTCCACCTGCACTTTCGCATCGTCACCGACTCCTCGCCGATGCAGTACCTCAAGTCCACGCGGCTGCACCAGGCGCGTCTGCTGATGCTGCGCAACGACATGACAGCCGCCTCGGCCGCCTTCAATGTCGGCTACGAAAGTGCGTCGCAGTTCAGCCGCGAGTTCAAGCGCTTCTTCGGCCGCACCCCGCTGGCCGAGGTGCAATGGATGAAGAGCGCCTACGCCCTGCCGGCGCCTCTGCCCGATTCGGTATACGTCTCCTCCCATTAG
- a CDS encoding ABC transporter permease, with protein sequence MNMTVDTAPVRRGRWLGLYVLLYLAFLYLPTLLIPLFSFNDSIAPVFPLKGFTLQWYAGLFDNPRLGEATRNSLVVACAAAAISTLVGSLIAYADLRRSGPLSNAISLLARLPILLPGVVLGIALLIGVNLIGPGPSLGAIVVGHVCFCLPTAVVVMRSRFAAFPRSLEEAAMDLGADEWTTLRRIALPLALPGLLSSFMLAFITSFDEFIVAFFLVGTEPTLPIYIWSQLRFPKQLPTVMALGSLILLVSVLLAGAAEILRRRGTAPPGKTN encoded by the coding sequence ATGAATATGACTGTCGACACTGCACCTGTACGCCGCGGTCGCTGGCTGGGCCTGTACGTGCTGCTGTACCTGGCTTTCCTGTACCTGCCGACTTTGCTGATCCCGCTGTTTTCGTTCAACGACTCGATCGCCCCGGTGTTCCCGCTCAAGGGCTTCACGTTGCAGTGGTACGCCGGCCTGTTCGACAACCCGCGCCTGGGCGAGGCGACCCGCAACAGCCTGGTGGTGGCGTGTGCAGCCGCCGCCATCAGCACCCTGGTCGGCAGCCTGATCGCCTACGCCGACCTGCGCCGCAGCGGTCCGTTGAGCAACGCCATCTCGCTGCTGGCGCGTCTGCCGATCCTGCTGCCTGGGGTGGTGCTGGGCATTGCCCTGCTGATCGGCGTCAACCTGATCGGCCCTGGCCCCTCGCTGGGCGCCATCGTCGTAGGCCATGTGTGCTTCTGCCTGCCGACCGCGGTGGTGGTGATGCGCAGCCGCTTCGCCGCCTTCCCGCGCAGCCTCGAAGAGGCGGCCATGGATTTGGGCGCCGACGAGTGGACCACGCTGCGACGCATCGCCCTGCCCCTGGCCCTGCCGGGGCTGCTGTCGAGTTTCATGCTGGCGTTCATCACCTCGTTCGACGAGTTCATCGTGGCCTTTTTCCTGGTCGGCACCGAACCGACCCTGCCCATCTACATCTGGAGCCAGCTGCGTTTTCCCAAACAACTGCCCACGGTCATGGCCCTGGGCAGCCTGATTCTGCTGGTCTCGGTGCTGCTGGCCGGCGCGGCCGAGATCCTGCGCCGGCGCGGGACTGCGCCGCCTGGCAAAACTAACTGA
- the ptsP gene encoding phosphoenolpyruvate--protein phosphotransferase has protein sequence MLNEPITSVMTVTRTITLDAPFSGPVLPMSEVPDPVFASGAMGDGIAIDPLNDVLHAPFAGQVLSLARTAHAITLRADNGSEWLLHVGIDSVELAGEGFQALVSAGQRVSSGQPLLRIDLDKVAQRSRSLVSAFVLLNGEQYQLTPVAGLCSAMVGDALLQVHPRAASEVVADAAPGPSREARGSVRVAHRGGLHARPAARVRETAKAFASRSQVHFAGASAAAESVTGLMGLGVGQEDEVEVSCLGPDSEAALQALLAALSTPALDEAPTRPAPVSHRGASDSANGVLGGVMAAPGVVSGPLCRLDSWELPSDPGNHVTGEQHLRLGQALAGVHDALTAALDPRQAEQSAILGAHLAMLEDPALLDAAYADIQQGSSAAHAWSRAVLAQCTVLEALDNPLLGERASDLRDLRQRVLQHLLGDSRALHIAPGAIVVAAELTPSQLIELAARGVAGVAMAQGGATSHVAILARSKGLPCLVAMGSALLEDNAADTVVLDADAGQLELRPGRQRLAEVHARMQHQAAQRRRDDQQGNLPAVTRDRQHIEVSANVAGAEDTRQAQAHGADGVGLLRTELLFVDRRTAPSEAEQTQACQAVLDAMADKPVVIRTLDIGGDKQLEYLPLAAEANPVLGLRGIRLGQQRPELLDQQLRALLQVKPLARCRILLPMVSEVAELLAVRLRIDQLAHALGVDERPQLGVMIEVPAAALLAGQLAEHADFLSIGTNDLAQYTLAMDRDHAGLAGRVDALHPAVLRLIAMTCQGAALHGRSVAVCGALASDPLATAALIGLGVNELSVSPGQVGQIKAAVRQLDAGQCRALARRLLELGSADATRAACRAFQPQ, from the coding sequence ATGCTCAACGAACCTATAACAAGCGTCATGACGGTCACCCGTACCATCACCCTCGATGCGCCTTTCAGCGGCCCCGTGCTGCCCATGAGCGAAGTCCCCGACCCGGTCTTCGCCAGTGGCGCCATGGGCGACGGCATTGCCATCGACCCCCTGAACGACGTGCTGCATGCTCCCTTCGCCGGCCAGGTGCTGAGCCTGGCGCGCACCGCCCACGCCATCACCCTGCGCGCCGACAACGGCAGCGAATGGTTGCTGCACGTCGGTATCGACAGCGTCGAGCTGGCGGGCGAAGGCTTCCAGGCGCTGGTGAGCGCCGGCCAGCGGGTCAGCTCGGGGCAACCGTTGCTGCGCATCGACCTGGACAAGGTCGCCCAACGCAGCCGCAGCCTGGTCAGCGCCTTCGTCCTGCTCAACGGCGAGCAGTACCAGCTGACGCCGGTGGCCGGGCTGTGCTCGGCGATGGTCGGCGATGCATTGCTGCAGGTACACCCCCGGGCCGCGTCCGAGGTTGTCGCAGACGCAGCCCCCGGACCCTCCCGCGAGGCTCGTGGCAGCGTGCGCGTGGCCCACCGGGGCGGCCTGCACGCGCGGCCGGCGGCGCGGGTGCGCGAGACCGCCAAGGCGTTTGCCAGCCGCAGCCAGGTGCATTTCGCCGGCGCCAGCGCGGCGGCCGAGAGCGTCACCGGACTGATGGGCCTGGGGGTCGGCCAGGAGGATGAAGTCGAAGTCAGCTGTTTGGGCCCCGACAGCGAGGCGGCTTTGCAGGCCTTGCTCGCCGCCCTGTCGACCCCCGCCCTTGATGAAGCGCCGACACGGCCAGCCCCGGTTAGCCACCGCGGCGCCAGTGACAGCGCAAACGGCGTGCTGGGCGGAGTGATGGCCGCGCCAGGCGTGGTCAGCGGCCCACTGTGCCGGCTCGATAGCTGGGAGTTGCCCAGCGACCCGGGCAACCATGTCACTGGCGAGCAGCACCTGCGCCTGGGCCAGGCGCTGGCCGGGGTGCACGACGCCCTCACCGCCGCGCTCGACCCACGCCAGGCCGAACAGAGCGCCATCCTCGGCGCGCATCTGGCCATGCTCGAAGACCCGGCCCTGCTGGATGCCGCCTACGCCGACATCCAGCAGGGCAGCAGCGCCGCGCATGCCTGGAGCCGCGCCGTGCTGGCGCAATGCACGGTGCTGGAGGCGCTCGACAACCCGCTGCTCGGCGAGCGCGCCAGTGACCTGCGCGACCTGCGCCAGCGGGTCCTGCAGCACCTGCTCGGCGACAGCCGCGCCCTGCACATCGCCCCCGGGGCCATCGTCGTTGCCGCCGAGCTGACGCCCTCGCAGCTGATCGAGCTGGCCGCGCGCGGCGTGGCCGGGGTCGCCATGGCCCAGGGCGGCGCTACCTCCCATGTCGCCATTCTGGCGCGCAGCAAGGGCCTGCCGTGCCTGGTGGCGATGGGCTCGGCGCTGCTCGAGGACAACGCTGCCGACACCGTGGTGCTGGATGCCGACGCCGGCCAGCTGGAGCTACGGCCCGGCCGACAACGCCTGGCCGAAGTCCACGCGCGCATGCAGCACCAGGCTGCGCAGCGCCGGCGCGACGACCAGCAGGGAAACCTGCCGGCCGTCACCCGTGACCGCCAGCACATCGAGGTCAGCGCCAACGTCGCCGGCGCCGAGGACACCCGCCAGGCCCAGGCGCATGGCGCCGACGGCGTCGGCCTGCTGCGCACCGAGCTGCTGTTCGTCGACCGCCGCACGGCGCCGAGCGAAGCCGAGCAGACCCAGGCCTGCCAGGCAGTACTGGATGCCATGGCCGACAAGCCGGTGGTGATCCGCACCCTCGACATCGGCGGCGACAAGCAACTCGAGTACCTGCCCCTGGCCGCCGAAGCCAACCCGGTGCTGGGCCTGCGCGGCATCCGCCTGGGCCAGCAGCGCCCGGAGCTGCTCGACCAGCAACTGCGCGCCCTGCTGCAGGTCAAGCCGTTGGCGCGCTGCCGCATCCTGTTGCCGATGGTCAGCGAAGTGGCCGAGCTGCTCGCCGTGCGCCTGCGCATCGACCAGTTGGCGCACGCGCTGGGCGTCGATGAGCGCCCGCAGCTGGGGGTGATGATCGAAGTGCCGGCGGCGGCCTTGCTGGCCGGGCAGCTGGCCGAGCATGCCGACTTTCTGTCGATCGGCACCAACGACCTGGCGCAGTACACCCTGGCCATGGACCGCGACCACGCCGGCCTGGCCGGCCGCGTCGACGCCCTGCACCCGGCGGTGCTGCGCCTGATCGCCATGACCTGCCAGGGCGCCGCGCTGCACGGCCGCAGCGTGGCCGTGTGCGGCGCTCTGGCCTCCGACCCGCTGGCCACCGCGGCACTGATCGGCCTGGGGGTCAATGAACTGTCGGTGAGCCCGGGGCAAGTCGGCCAGATCAAGGCCGCCGTGCGCCAACTGGATGCCGGGCAGTGCCGGGCACTGGCACGCCGGCTGCTCGAGCTGGGCAGCGCCGACGCCACGCGGGCCGCCTGCAGGGCGTTTCAACCCCAATGA